The window CACCGCCGAGCTGGTCAAGATGGGAGAATATTTCCGAAAACTATGGGACGCGCGGGTCGACGCGCCGCCGACCTTCGACCTGATCTCGATGCTGGCGCATTCCGAGGCCACTCGAAATCTGGAGCCGCGCGAGTTCATCGGCACCATCGGGCTCCTGATCGTCGGCGGCAACGACACCACGCGCAACTCGATGTCGGCCGGGCTGATGGCGCTGTGCGAGAATCCGGAGCAGTTCGAGCTGGTCCGTGCGAGGCCGGAGCTGATCCCGAACCTGGTGTCGGAGACCATCCGCTACCACACGCCGGTGCTGCACATGCGCCGCACCGCGCGCAATGACGTCGAACTGGCCGGCCGCCGGATCAAGAAAGGCGACAAGGTCGTGATGTGGTACATCTCCGGCAACCGCGACGAGGACAAGATCGAGCGTGCCGACGAATTCATCATCGACCGCGCCAAGCCGCGCCAGCATCTCGCCTTCGGCGCCGGTGTCCACCGCTGCGTCGGCGACCGCCTCGCCGAGCAGCAATTGCGCATCCTCTGGGAGGAGGTTCTGGCGCGCGATCTGCGTTTTGAGCTGATGGGCCCGCCGCAAAGGCTCTATTCCAATTTCATCCGCGGTATACGAAGCTTGCCGGTGAGAATCGTGAATTGAGCCGCATCACCGGCCGTCATTGCGAGGAGCGAAGCGACGAAGCAATCCATTTCGCCGCGTGAGGAAACAATGGATTGCTTCGCTTCGCTCGCAATGACAGAAAAAGAAACTCCAAGGAACAAGAATGAAGAACGATCCCGTTGACGTCCTGATCATCGGCGCCGGCGCCTCCGGCGCCGCGGTGGCGTGGAGCCTCGCCGACACCAAGATGCATATCCTCTGCCTCGATCAGGGCGGCTGGATGAACCCTGCCGAATATCCGAGCACCGGCCGCGACTGGGAGGCGAAATTCTACGGCGAGTGGTCGTCCAGCCCGAATGTCCGCAAGCGGCCCGAGGACTATCCGATCAATGACGACAATTCGCCGATCAAGGTCGTCAACTTCAACGCCGTCGGCGGCTCGACGGTGATGTACACCGCGCACTGGCCGCGGCTGCATCCGTCCGACTTCAAGGTGAAGACGCTCGACGGCGTCGCCGACGACTGGCCGATCGATTACGACGCGCTCATGCCGTTCTTCGAGGAGAACGATCGCATGATGGGCGTCTCGGGCCTGTCGGGCGATCCGCTGTCGCCGCTCAGCCATCCGCCGATGCCGCAGCAGCCGCTCGGGCTATCAGGCCCGCTGATCGGCAAGGCCATGAACAAGCTCGGCTGGCACTGGTGGCCGTCGGACACGACGGTTGCGACGATGGATTACGAGGGCAGGGCGCGCTGCATCAATCTCGGCCATTGCACGCCGGCCTGCGCGCAGGGCGCCAAGGCCTCGACCGACATCACCTACTGGCCGCACGCGATCCGCGCCGGGGTCGAGCTCAAGACCCATTGCCGGGTCCGGGAGATCCTGACCAACGAGCACGGCATGGCCTCCGGCGTCGTGTACTACGACAAGGATGGCGTCGAGCAATTCCAGCCGGCCGAGGTCGTCATCGTCGCCTGCAACGGCGTCGGCACGCCGCGGCTGTTGCTCAATTCGGTGTCGGGAAAATTCCCGAATGGCCTCGCCAACTCGTCGGGCCTGGTCGGCAAGAACCTGATGTTTCACCCCTACGCGCAGGTCTACGGCTTCGTGAAGGAGCCCACCGACAGCAACCGCGCGCCGCCGACCTGCCTGTGGAGCAAGGAGTTCTACGACACGGACCTGTCGCGCGGCTTCGTCCGTGGCTACGGCATCCAGTTCGGCCGCGGCGCCGGGCCGGTGTTCGAGGCGGTTGCGAGCGAGCAGAAGGGCATCTTGCCCTGGGGCAAGGATCATCACCGCGTGTTCCGCAAGCTCAACGGTCATCGCCTCGCGGTGTCGGCGATCTGCGAGGATCTGCCGGAGGAGCACAACCGCGTCACGCTCGATCCGGTCCTGAAGGACGGCCACGGCATTCCGGCGCCGAAGATCGACTACACGATCAGCGCAAACAGCCGGAAGATGATGGACCATGGCCTGGCGCGCGGCCGCGAGATTCTCGAGGTCGCCGGCGCCACCGACATCTGCATCAACGATCCGATCCCGTGGGGCGGCTGGCATCTGCTCGGCACCGCGCGGATGGGGACCGATCCGGCGCGCTCCGTGGTCAACGAATGGGGCCGCTCGCACGACGTGAAGAACCTCTTCATCGTCGACGGCAGCATCTTCGTCACCTCGGGTGGCGTGAACCCGACCTCCACCATCCAGGCCCTCGCGCTCTACATCGCCGACCAGATGAAGCAGCGCCTCGCCAACCTGTTCGACTGAGACCGACAGAGACCGACATGTCCGATAGCAAACAACTGACCGCAGCCCAGCGC of the Bradyrhizobium quebecense genome contains:
- a CDS encoding cytochrome P450, with the translated sequence MGEALRRPTSTDVSNPRLYQDDTWRPLFAQLRRDDPVHYCEASAYGPYWSVTRYDDIFAVELDHQNYSSASELGGIQVADQPKGQERPSFIRMDPPGHTAQRRTVAPIVAPSNLANLDALIRKRTSAVLDALPRNETFDWAERVSVDLTNMMLATLFDFPAEDRAKLTWWSDVAIANAESPDAVVHSEAERTAELVKMGEYFRKLWDARVDAPPTFDLISMLAHSEATRNLEPREFIGTIGLLIVGGNDTTRNSMSAGLMALCENPEQFELVRARPELIPNLVSETIRYHTPVLHMRRTARNDVELAGRRIKKGDKVVMWYISGNRDEDKIERADEFIIDRAKPRQHLAFGAGVHRCVGDRLAEQQLRILWEEVLARDLRFELMGPPQRLYSNFIRGIRSLPVRIVN
- a CDS encoding GMC family oxidoreductase; the encoded protein is MKNDPVDVLIIGAGASGAAVAWSLADTKMHILCLDQGGWMNPAEYPSTGRDWEAKFYGEWSSSPNVRKRPEDYPINDDNSPIKVVNFNAVGGSTVMYTAHWPRLHPSDFKVKTLDGVADDWPIDYDALMPFFEENDRMMGVSGLSGDPLSPLSHPPMPQQPLGLSGPLIGKAMNKLGWHWWPSDTTVATMDYEGRARCINLGHCTPACAQGAKASTDITYWPHAIRAGVELKTHCRVREILTNEHGMASGVVYYDKDGVEQFQPAEVVIVACNGVGTPRLLLNSVSGKFPNGLANSSGLVGKNLMFHPYAQVYGFVKEPTDSNRAPPTCLWSKEFYDTDLSRGFVRGYGIQFGRGAGPVFEAVASEQKGILPWGKDHHRVFRKLNGHRLAVSAICEDLPEEHNRVTLDPVLKDGHGIPAPKIDYTISANSRKMMDHGLARGREILEVAGATDICINDPIPWGGWHLLGTARMGTDPARSVVNEWGRSHDVKNLFIVDGSIFVTSGGVNPTSTIQALALYIADQMKQRLANLFD